The genomic DNA AATAAACAAATGCATTATGCATAACCGTTTTAAACTATAATCTATTTCCAAAGTAGATCACTGATCTACCCAAAGTTGTAGTACAAGTCATACATAGCGCGGAATCATTGCCTCcttttaacatttaaaaagcAATGGACCAGTCAAGAATAAAGatattaaccaaaataatatgaagaaaTCTGACATACGGTTATATCCCATGTCTGCCCGTTGAAATCTTCTTGGTGATGGCGGAACCGGTGCTGGTGTCTTGAAATTGCCTAATCTTGAGAAGGACTCAACCTAGAGTAGAACAGTAACAACAAATAATGAAGCTTTTGCTAGTTTTTTGATAGCCGAACCAGCTAAAAGAGCTAGGCTTACAATTCTGTCTGCGCCGGAACATGATCCACCAACAAGAACACAAGATGAGCTTTTAGTGCAGATAAATCCAGTGTGTTCAAGGTTATGCCGGTCATGTATAAACAACACTCCTTTGTATATTTTCTCCACTGGACCTTGTTTACCCTATCACAAGTGAAGAAATTGGTGTAAGACTATTAGAtgataattaaaatagtttgcTAACCCAAAGACGACCAGACTGCAAAGGAACTCACTTTGTTAGGACCCTCAATGACCCTGACAACATCTTTCACTGTGATGACCTTTTTGTAACGGTCTTGCGCATTTATTTTCTTCGTAACTTTGTATTTTATTTCGCTGGCTTTGACAATAGAGACCTCCGGCCTGTCAGGAACCCCTTTGAGAATCTGGaataaaccaaaacagagtTGCTGcaaaaatcttgaaataaacaaaaaacataacagGATTGACATGTTAACTAGTGGCGCTTGTATGATATTGTATCCACATGAAATTGGTAAGTTACCTGGATAGCTTCACTATCAAGTTTTATGATTACTCCAAAGCTCAAGTCACTGCATCATGTAATATAAAGCTCTCATACACATAAAAATGGCATCACTTAATTAAGGCTGCAGGTTGAGGCATTTAACTTACCTTAGAAGCACAAGATCATGAAGTTCATGATATCCAATTTTTGTGACACCATTAGTCACTTCTACACTCTTGACGACATGATCAGCGAAGACACGAAtctacatataaatataatcctCATACGTTATATTACCCTTGTCAGAAATTAACGCACAACTTAAACAAAAAACTGCCTTACATGTTCTTTGGTTGTGTCAGACAGAATGATAAGCATATGCTGATCAACTTTGACAACCATGCCAGTTGCTTCTTTATTAATGCCAGACACAACTTTCACAAAATTTCCAGGTTCAAAGTACTTGCAAAGCTCTCTCTCATTCACAGCAAGAGGATTCTGCAACAATAATAGTCTTTTATACTTACTGCAATATTTGAGCAGCATATAGATTGTTCATGAGAATATGAAGAGTTTGGGAAACTCACAGGAAGACCTTTCATCTTAGTTCTGATAAGAACATTATCTTCATCTACTTTCTCAATCCAACCCTTTAAGTTTTTTAGATCACCCTTGATAACGATAACCGCATCACCTTTCATGAAATGACCCTTCTTTCTATTTGCAAATAAAGTTGACAGATCAACAAAGTCAATCTCCCCATTTTCACTTGATCTCTTGAATCTTTCAAGTTCATCGACGGTTGGTGTAATATTCTGAGCAACAATCGACTTTGTTGATACTTTCTTGTAGAGAAACCCATCTTTGAAAAGCATACCATCCATATTTTCAAAGTAGTCACCAGTCATTGGATCACGCCGGTGCTCAACACGTATATGAAGTTCCCTAAATACAAATATTGATAAATTCATAACTCATAACAAAAAAGCAAGGAATAGTTTCACACTTTCACTAGAAGGCTGGAACAGTACCTTGCCTCATCAATGTTCATGAAACGTGGAGGTGGAGCAAAAGCTTTCTTCTTGACATTCTCTCCTCCCTCCTACATATATACCAAAGTAAGATGTGCCCAAAAAATCTTATAGTTAAGAAGCTCATCTTAACAGACAGAGTTTAAATGTAACAAGTATGTTTCTATACAAAGAAGTATTAAAAAGGTTATATACCAGCTTATTGGCTAGAGCCTGCAGATCAATTCTTGGGATGAACTTGACTGTGACCCTCTTACGAACATTATCAACATCAACCACCTGTACCAAACTTACATTTCAGCAAAGTTCAGAGAAGTCTGAACActgaaaataaaacacatgaaaaataGATGGTATACCTGAGCTAGATCACCCTTATATATCCCGAGTTTCATTCTAACCCACGTACCCCGGGATAGATCGATTGCTTTACTTTCGACAGCAAGAACATCAGTCATTTCTTTTATGGGGACAAGTAAAATCTTATGATTAGTAAAAATATTCCTCATGCCCTTGATAGCCTATACACCACGAGGTGTATAGACATCATAGCACATCATCAAACACTAGTCAGAACATCAAAGAATAAGATAATATGCAAGAGGGAGAAACCATCGAAAACCTCTTTCACGTGAGCTTCCTTATCCGCTTCAATATAAATATAGTTCTGTAGATGATCAAGAGCAATAGCAGATTTGATCTTCAACTCAGATTCTACATCTATGCTTTTTTGCATAAGACAAACAGCAACTTCTCTCTCACGCCCAATCTGTAATTTgcactctatatatatatatatatatcaatgataaaagaaagagaatcaaagtgaaaacagagaagaagaaaattaagtcATACCGCACATTTGACAAGCCACAATTTTGGGTCACCAACTGATGGCAAAAGCGCTTGCTGATCAACGTCGTTAACCTCTTCAAGCTCAACATCATGATGCATACTAGTAAGCCTTTCCATATACCTCTTCTCGAACTCttcgacatcttcttcttcttgatcaggATGAAACCTCTGTTGGTAAAATTGCCTAtgatcatcatcctcctcctcctcctcctcctcctcctcagtgGGAAGTTCAGTTTCACCACTTACAATGAAacctaaggaaaaaaaaaaagccaaaaacagGATCTTCGAATTCAATGATCAAGAAATCAATTTTCCCAAAATTTAAAGAAGAATTACTTACCATTGTCCTCTGGAACTATATCATCATAGTCTTCTTCGATGTCGTCATCGACCTCGACCTCCCAGTCTATGAACGCGGAACCCgaagacttcttttttttcccaccCCGACGACGACCACCGGAATCAGAATTtgatcttcctcttttcttcccTGAGCTTCCTTTGCGGCTACTTCTGGGCTCAtattcctcttcctcctcctcctcttcgaTCTCTGAATCATCGTTATTGCTATAATCTTCGTCTTCGTAGTGATCATCATCAGACATGGTGGGTTATTGGGTTCGATAACAAAAACTAGGGTTCCGATTAGGAGAAATACCCAAATCTACAAACCTCGTTATCTCAGAAGAACCCTAANNNNNNNNNNNNNNNNNNNNNNNNNNNNNNNNNNNNNNNNNNNNNNNNNNNNNNNNNNNNNNNNNNNNNNNNNNNNNNNNNNNNNNNNNNNNNNNNNNNNNNNNNNNNNNNNNNNNNNNNNNNNNNNNNNNNNNNNNNNNNNNNNNNNNNNNNNNNNNNNNNNNNNNNNNNNNNNNNNNNNNNNNNNNNNNNNNNNNNNNNNNNNNNNNNNNNNNNNNNNNNNNNNNNNNNNNNNNNNNNNNNNNNNNNNNNNNNNNNNNNNNNNNNNNNNNNNNNNNNNNNNNNNNNNNNNNNNNNNNNNNNNNNNNNNNNNNNNNNNNNNNNNNNNNNNNNNNNNTGATCAACGTCGTTAACCTCTTCAAGCTCAACATCATGATGCATACTAGTAAGCCTTTCCATATACCTCTTCTCGAACTCttcgacatcttcttcttcttgatcaggATGAAACCTCTGTTGGTAAAATTGCCTAtgatcatcatcctcctcctcctcctcctcctcctcctcagtgGGAAGTTCAGTTTCACCACTTACAATGAAacctaaggaaaaaaaaaaagccaaaaacagGATCTTCGAATTCAATGATCAAGAAATCAATTTTCCCAAAATTTAAAGAAGAATTACTTACCATTGTCCTCTGGAACTATATCATCATAGTCTTCTTCGATGTCGTCATCGACCTCGACCTCCCAGTCTATGAACGCGGAACCCgaagacttcttttttttcccaccCCGACGACGACCACCGGAATCAGAATTtgatcttcctcttttcttcccTGAGCTTCCTTTGCGGCTACTTCTGGGCTCAtattcctcttcctcctcctcctcttcgaTCTCTGAATCATCGTTATTGCTATAATCTTCGTCTTCGTAGTGATCATCATCAGACATGGTGGGTTATTGGGTTCGATAACAAAAACTAGGGTTCCGATTAGGAGAAATACCCAAATCTACAAACCTCGTTATCTcagaagaaccctaaaaaaaacttaaagaatcGAAAAGGTGAGAGCTTTTTGGATTTTTCGCAACTTCGTAGTAGTATAAAAAATCGTTACTTTGTCCCGCTTACACCAATGCAGTgttgttcttatatatatacgaaaacatatattttgatattccCATTTTGcccctttcttttatttgaccGACTCAACTTCTCTCTCTGGTTTACTAAGCATATTTACTCCGGTTTACCAAAttctaaaaccaaattaattatttcttgAACCATATCTACTAAAATCCTcctaattaacaaaacaatggTGAGACAAAGCTTAATCTAATTCAGTAAATCAGTAATCTACTCATGATGACCACGCAGAAAGAATATTGTGATCATCTTTTCTAATACATACTCTTTGAAATATaacaaaacacaattgttaTCATGCAAaggttttcttttaaaagataGGAGTCGATTTCTATTAGCTGTACACATCGACTCcaattatccaaaaagaaataacgaaaacaaaaaaaaaaaaagatatgtaaaACGTTGGTGCAAGAGAATTACCGGGCAAATCTCCTTTGGCAGAGAGCTCACCACAAACATTTATGCATATGCAAGAATGAAGTAATAGATTTCTGCCAATGGTGATCTTGCCCTGTAATGCATTTTCACCTTCTCTTTGTCTcgttttcatctctctctctctctctactaaaATAAATGTTGGTGCTGTGTGTTTATATACAACACTGCAATAAGCATATTCAATGGCACTATNNNNNNNNNNNNNNNNNNNNNNNNNNNNNNNNNNNNNNNNNNNNNNNNNNNNNNNNNNNNNNNNNNNNNNNNNNNNNNNNNNNNNNNNNNNNNNNNNNNNNNNNNNNNNNNtttttttttttttttttttggtagaaagtTTTGTTCTActttacatgattattataaCTAAATAATAGTATTTAAACAGCTATTAACTGTTTAAGATaattaacttctttttctttgtgtgcAAAAGATGATTAACTTCAAGAATTAATCTTTTTGACTTGCCAAAAAGTTCGACAATGACAACTTGTAAAGGTTATACTCTAAAAATGGAAGATCCATGGTATTGTCCTCTCCagctttttattttgaaaaaaaaaaaagaaaactcacaaAGTTTTGTTCgtctctttttgttgttgttgttgtaatgttAAGTTTAATTACTTACTTTCTATGTTGCTAGATAGGAGAAATTAAGGGGAAAAAAGGCAATTAGCTAGGATGAggaaattttttatctttttcttcttacttaTAACTTTTCCTTATTTCTGTTCCCTTTTACCTCTTTCTTCTAAGCTATTTACTAGTAGGCAgcttgtatgtttttttttttttaataacttttctattaataatattaacGGGTCTTCCACTAATGGGCTCGGCCTTGAACAAATTACAAGATTCCAGCagttacaaaaagagaaaaacggCGATCGCACGATCGGTTCCTGCTGATAGACCTGAAACAGAAGCTTGAACAGGAACGCCGGTGGTTGTAGGATCTACGGCTTTGCGGCGGATACACCAAATCGAAACCCTTGACATCAGCAACCAAATTCTGTCTTGGATTCTTCTCCGGTGTATCGCCTGACCCGCTACAGATTCTCCGACAAGTTCAAGCAACCAATGACAGGCTCCGCGAAGTCAGGTCCCATGCCTAGCAACCCGCTCACTCAGATCTAACACGCCTCTTCCATCTCCGGCGACCACCGCAACCTCAAGGTAGGTTTGCTTCAATCCGATCTGGTGGACACAAAGTCATGGGGATTTACAGAGGATGATGGCTCAATCCATCCTCCATAACCCGGAACCCATGATAGCCCCTAAGGATGCCAAAACATCTAGGTTAACCACCGCAACAATGCAACAATACCCTCCTGCCTTCCTCCGACTTCCGCCGCAACCACAACTTCTATTGGATGGGTGAACCAAGGGAAAGCTCCACCGTGACCAAACGCGGCTTGATCTAGAAGCTTCCCGACCTTCCAAAACCGAAGCCACAGCTGCATCAGAGGAAGACAATACCACGCCTTTGTTTCTGGAGATGCAAACCACCCACCACTGCCTTCCCTTTGTAGATCCAAGACCCACAATAAAGTACCGCCCAACCTTACCTGTCAAAGAAGCCAACCCCGAACTGTAAGGTAACGCCTCGGCTGGATGGAGAGAAGTCAAGATCCAGTGAAAGAAACACCAGATCTGACCATCAGAGCTCACCGAAGAGAAGCCACGGCTCTCACTTCTCACCAAAGCCAACGAACCCGTCGGCGAGTCCCAACACACAAAGTCTTCAACCCATATCTGCCAAATCCAGCCACGAAATCGATGTCGTCCTCAAGCAAGTCCTCCGAGTCTTCACTAGCAGACACCTCCAAACGAAGACTCCGCTTCATGCGCCGAAACATCACCGGAAATCCCCAACAAGAGAAACCAGAACGGAGACGAATGACAACCTCATAGAGGGCGACGATGACAGTAGAAGCAGGGAAAGCTAAGAAAAGAGGGGAAGAAAGCCCTCTCCGGTGCCGGGAGGGCAACCGGAGAGGCGGCGGCGCAAGATCTAAGTTTAGGTTTttagagagaaggaggagagaaaaaaaggagagagaaaaaacTAGAACAAAGCTCTATATTGAGGGAATTGTTCAAACTAGGCAGCTTGTATGTTGGATGTATAAGTTTCAGACCTTCAGTTAATCTTGCCATCATCATCCATTGCAAACGAGATTATTATGGATTTTGCCActctaattattttgaatttgccatttttttcaaatattttagatttgtcCCTTTTAATCACTTCAAAAGCTATAcatttgctatattttttttgctaaaaaatatactgtataacaaatactaaaccctacaaaaaaatagaaccaaaaaaaaccaaacataatatgtaaaattgtgtttaaaaatcttgaaaaatggTAAATCCATAATATTTTAGCCAAAATGGCAAAATTTACAAATGCCACTAAAAAAAGTGGCTTTTTAATAACTAACTCCATTGCAAACACTTGAGCAAATGAACTTTTGAATTAGTTAGAGCGCtctaaaatataatgaaaacagTACAAGACTGAAAGTACGGTCTATAATTAATTAGTGTCAAACGCATGTCAGTGCAACCGCTACGGTCCACAAACGTACCTTTTGCGAGCAACCTCGACGTGGTCATTTGTATATTGCCATTTGCATATTGTTTAGTTTTACAGTTACATTTTTCTCttattcataataataattaaacttgagAGAATATTAAGAATATTGTCACactatataaaaatagtattaattaagTCAACTTAACTACTGTGATATAGAGAGCCTTATTAATGTAAACTAGCCCATTAGtctgtaaaatataaaattcgaACACACTATTTTAAAAAGTCATGCATGTATATATCATATTCTTGTATAGCATCTTTTGAGATTTGATGTTTTAGCTTGAATTCTTGAAAAGGCCAAAGGTCAGAGTCATATGCTTCAGGTACTGACAGCATATTCAACAAGTATATCCAAGCACAGCAAACATTAGTTTACATGCTATTGTACTTGATCATTAGCTATTTGACAAAGCACATAAGATAATTTTGGCTTTAGATAGTATAGTTTATATTAACCCACGAGAGAGATGTCGCCAATGAGGAAATATGGCCAAGTGTATTGTTCGAACTTCAGAGCTAAGAATCCGTAAAACCATTTCGTTAATATAAACCTAACATGTTAGTTTTTTATGATGAAAACTCGTTTACTGCTAAACTTTTCTAACTTGAGTATTAAACTTGGTTCTCGGATTCTCATATATGAATTTTGAAGCATTCTTTGCCTAAGTGTGTGAATTAAAGCCTCTATCAGAGAGCTAaggtcaaaacaaaataaaagagttggTTCTAAAGAGACTATGAATcgaataaaatctttaaattaatagtaaacCATAAAAATATGAGCATGAGCGTCAAATAATTAACACTAcatcaaatgaaaaatattatatagtagATTGGAcaatggaaaaaataaataatagtagAGAAGAATTGCGAGGCAAATCTCCTTTGGCAGAGGAATAGATGAGAACATATAACAGTCATCTATTTTCCCCTGCCAATAGAGGATTCGCCCTGTAATTCTTTCTACCAAGAAATAATCTATGTCGTTCTCTCTCACTTGATGActtcaaagtaaaaaaactcaaatgttGTAATGTATTTATAACATTAATGTAAAGAGCATATCCTACGGAACAATTTCCTATCAAAACATGAACCATAAAACCTGGTATACCATTTACCGGCAAAGTATTCGCATGACTGGAAAAAAGCCTGGCAAatcaagaaaagtaaaaaatgttaattcaTGAGATCAGAAGCATGAGGACCGCATGAAGAGGGGTCTTTAGGATTATACTAGACACATATGACATATGCTCTATGAAACATGCATGGGATGTGCCAGAGAATATGCTGTTCTATATACATTGGCTATATAGAAGCACCTTCATCAacgaactatatatatgtactttttgTTTGTCCAACTTATAATAACTCAAGATGCAATGTGAAAAATcaggaaacatatatattatatagtatagaaGATGCATGTTTGTGAAGACAAAGAGATAATGTATGGTTGGATTACTGGGCGAATACTCCTATGGCAGATGGCTATTGCTAGTGATGATGCAAGTAAAATACTTATCTGCCAAAGGAGATTTGCCCCCGCAATTCATCCCATGCAAAACCAATATAATCTCTAGGAAAGTTATGTTTACTTTTCTTGGTTATCAGGTTTTATGGATCGAATCCTCGACCAATCTTGGGATCTGAAAACTACCATGCGAGTTATGTGTTGGTGAGTGTCTCTCAAAAGTACAAGGCATTAATTAGTTTGaatgtttatatgttataaTGTCTTTGATTCCCCTCATTTTATCCTTCTCGTGNataaaaaaaaaaaaaaaaacagagaacgcGTGAGCCACGTGATGAGATGCATGCATGCTCTCTACAACTATCCCCGGGTTTGCAAACTGTTCTCGGAGAATAGCACAATCATCGTCGACCAAGATTCTTATAATGGTACTACAACAATCTTCTTTTCGCACCGTTCTTTTGAgaattttgcttttctttttcttcctgtGAATGTAAATCATGTTTTTGACTTACGATTTTAAATCTTGCATTGTGAaactataatttcttttttccttttttttccttcacaaAAACGACGAATGTTTTATGGCGTGGACCAAACAAATATGATGAAGATAGATTAATTATGGCAATTATGAGGTGGTCTATGTGGGCCTGTAATTATGTATTATCAATCACATTGGCCCATGCGATTGATCAGAACCAAAATGACATGTGAAGAGCAGAAGAGGCCATGTGTGGGGGGGATTATATGTACGAGGTGTACGAAGTTGCCCTTTCTCTCAAGAGGTAGATGCAAAATGGTATTGTTTCTATTAAACTCTAAATTGTCCATCTGCTACTCAAAAGTTTTAATCTAAGAATTTGGATTCTATTATCTCTTTTCCATATAGTCTAGAGTCAGAACCAACTAATAAAATTACCAAcagatatatatacttattcaCTTATTTTGGTAGTAACCACtaaactttttgaaaaaccAATGAAGCAAAAGGATAGAGAGCAGGAAAAGCATGAAGATGCAGCAAGATTGTCCTCTTCCacgtcttcttctctcatccAATGTAGTGTCCCTTTCGCCGTTCCAATCCTCCATCAACCTTACTGTAATGTTCTTCGCTGTGCAGCCGCATATTTCACATACACTGCcaagaacacaacaaaaacatctGTAAAGATTTTGACATAATGCTGAAAATTTTGTACACTAGTCCAGTTCATGCATCAAATCCATACCCTTGCTACTTGAGGAAATTGAATTCATTACCTGTTCCCTCTTAACTTGAACCAAGCTTCTGCGCAATGCAAATGTGCAAGGCCAAGCTCGTTTTTGCATTTGCAACCAATCTCAATCAAGTCCTGACTTACTGACTTATTATCACCAGTAGCCACCTCAGGTGATTGATCAGAACCAAAATGACAAATCCTGCAGATTCTTTCTCCTTCACCACTCAAATCAACCGTGTGGAACTCTTTCGCCTTTGCTTTTGAAGTATCACTCTCTGCCTCGTTGCAGCTTACCGCACTAACATTATCCGCAACTCCTTCATGAACAGCATGAGCTGAAGAAATGTTACTACTACTGCAGCTAACACCATCTTTGGCCATTCTTGAATCATTTACTTCTTCAATCAACACCTTTTTTGAGACAGAGTCACTGGTCTGACCCTTAACACCACCCTCAAACACAACATCACTCGAATTCTCACAAACACTGATCGATTTCGAACAACTTCTCGGGTCCATTGTAATTCATATATACCACAAAAGAGGAGGGCTTTAGATTCAAGTTCCTACAAAAAGTCCAAGATCCATAAAAAACCCCTCTTAGTCAGACAAagagcaaacaaagaaaacaacattcctaaaaattgaaaaccctgTAAATGCTCCAACACAAAGATTTTAATTCTTCTTGAAACCCTACTGGTAAACAAAGTTGTAAAAGacataaaaaccaaaccttACCCAGAATCCAGATCCACCTCAAAAGAGCTCTCTTGCAACAGCAACAGATAAAGCGGCGAACTTTAAGGTTTAGGTATAGCGTCAGAGAATCTGTGGgaacaaacaaatctcaaaaaaaaaaaaaaaaaaaaaagtttctttttcAGCTTTAGGCCTCAGATCTTTAAGCAACTGAAGAAATCAATCagcttttttttatcatcatggCTCTGAGAAACGTAAGATATAGCTCGTGGCTACAGTTACCTGCAAAATATCTTAATCAGCTCTGCTCTGCTCTCTCTAGATTGCAAAAggttcctctttttttttttttttttctcagtttacTTTAAAAATCACTTTCCGTTTCAATTTTGTCTTTCTATAAAACTCTGTGTTCCACTTTAGGCAGTAAAGCTAAAACTAATTTGTGTGAGATTTAATATGAAAGCACCTTTCTTTgtccaaaacagaaaaaaaaaagaagcaccTTTCTTTTGGGTAACAGAATAATGTTTGGTGAAGATGAGAACAACCTGTATCAACTATAattcaaaccaattaaaaaagttttcccTATTTAAgttaacatttatatatatatatatatatatatatatattgaccacagttttacaaaagaaaaattattattttttaggaaTAGGTAATATATTGATAAATGGTTAATTAAGTATATAAATTGGTGCTAAAAAGGTAGATGAATAATAATTGCTTCAAAATTgctaaaaacataaataagcctttttttttttgtgcagaaGAATTaacaaatacagtaaaacctctataaattaataatgttgggaccaagacattttattaatttatagtgatattaatttatctataaattaataattattattttattagtataaaattaaaaattattaatttacaggtatatttttaattgtttaatttttaaaaaattatgaattgagacaatttttgcaaaataagattagtattttggatgttgtaaatttgaTGGTATTGGAactgaatttgaaataattaaaaattattattgacaatgaattacaaatataatagacaaattcacttatacatatgacataaatattcaaatttatgaataagaatatcaattctcgtattttaatagtctatcaaactataaaaatgtaaatgatgcatatttagaaattgaaaattttaaaaaattttagctgttttatgaaatgttataaaatattttagatcattatagtttgaagatacaacataacaattgttttatatatatgaggtttaagagaaacatattttactatatcagcatctatatatatatatatatataaatttacatgattattaatttatgatattattgggactatattttacatgggaatttcaaaaaaaatattatcttcttatcttatcgaattttgttaatttttacactgttCCGATTTggaactaacaaaatttattaatt from Camelina sativa cultivar DH55 chromosome 7, Cs, whole genome shotgun sequence includes the following:
- the LOC104704219 gene encoding putative transcription elongation factor SPT5 homolog 2 — encoded protein: MSDDDHYEDEDYSNNDDSEIEEEEEEEEYEPRSSRKGSSGKKRGRSNSDSGGRRRGGKKKKSSGSAFIDWEVEVDDDIEEDYDDIVPEDNGFIVSGETELPTEEEEEEEEEDDDHRQFYQQRFHPDQEEEDVEEFEKRYMERLTSMHHDVELEEVNDGSSEITRFVDLGISPNRNPSFCYRTQ
- the LOC104700019 gene encoding uncharacterized protein LOC104700019, translated to MDPRSCSKSISVCENSSDVVFEGGVKGQTSDSVSKKVLIEEVNDSRMAKDGVSCSSSNISSAHAVHEGVADNVSAVSCNEAESDTSKAKAKEFHTVDLSGEGERICRICHFGSDQSPEVATGDNKSVSQDLIEIGCKCKNELGLAHLHCAEAWFKLRGNSVCEICGCTAKNITVRLMEDWNGERDTTLDERRRRGRGQSCCIFMLFLLSILLLHWFFKKFSGYYQNK